From a region of the Streptomyces sp. NBC_01454 genome:
- a CDS encoding AzlC family ABC transporter permease: MAEQTEIRTPGRAARPPAAPVKPDSAVIRDALGVGVAVGLSGFAFGVTSAGAGLGLLQTCALSLLVFTGASQFALVGALAAGGNPLTAAAGAFFLGARNAFYGLRLSTVLGYRAAVRPFAAHWVIDETSAVTLAQPDRRSARLGFTVTGLTLYVLWNLTTLLGALGAGALGDTDAWGLDAAGPAVFLALLAPMLKTAVERVAAGLAVVLVMVTLPLLPTGVPVLVSALAAPAVLLGQGWRGRTRDVVGAERPGTGPDGTGTPPSLPDGATDIHRTTGEDRA; encoded by the coding sequence GTGGCAGAACAGACAGAGATACGCACCCCGGGGCGGGCAGCACGGCCGCCGGCCGCGCCCGTGAAACCCGACTCCGCCGTCATCCGGGACGCGCTCGGCGTCGGCGTCGCCGTCGGCCTTTCCGGATTCGCCTTCGGCGTGACCTCGGCCGGCGCCGGGCTCGGCCTGCTGCAGACCTGCGCGCTCAGCCTGCTGGTGTTCACCGGGGCGTCGCAGTTCGCCCTGGTCGGCGCGCTCGCGGCGGGCGGCAACCCGCTCACCGCCGCGGCCGGCGCCTTCTTCCTGGGCGCGCGCAACGCCTTCTACGGGCTGCGGCTGTCCACCGTCCTCGGCTACCGGGCAGCGGTCAGACCCTTCGCCGCCCACTGGGTCATCGACGAGACCTCCGCCGTCACCCTGGCCCAGCCCGACCGGCGCAGCGCCCGGCTGGGCTTCACGGTCACCGGGCTGACGCTGTACGTCCTGTGGAACCTCACCACCCTCCTCGGCGCCCTCGGGGCCGGAGCACTCGGCGACACCGACGCCTGGGGACTGGACGCGGCCGGCCCCGCGGTCTTCCTGGCACTGCTCGCGCCGATGCTCAAGACCGCCGTCGAGCGGGTCGCGGCCGGCCTCGCCGTGGTGCTGGTCATGGTGACGCTGCCGCTGCTGCCCACCGGCGTACCGGTGCTCGTCTCGGCGCTCGCCGCACCCGCCGTCCTCCTGGGACAGGGGTGGCGGGGGCGCACGAGGGACGTGGTCGGAGCGGAGCGCCCCGGTACCGGCCCGGACGGTACCGGGACGCCGCCGTCTCTCCCAGACGGGGCCACGGACATCCACCGCACCACAGGGGAGGACCGGGCATGA
- the recA gene encoding recombinase RecA — MAGTDREKALDAALAQIERQFGKGAVMRMGERPNEPIEVIPTGSTALDVALGVGGLPRGRVIEVYGPESSGKTTLTLHAVANAQKAGGSVAFIDAEHALDPEYAKKLGVDTDSLILSQPDNGEQALEITDMLIRSGALDLIVIDSVAALVPRAEIEGEMGDSHVGLQARLMSQALRKITSALNQSKTTAIFINQLREKIGVMFGSPETTTGGRALKFYASVRLDIRRIETLKDGTDAVGNRTRVKVVKNKVSPPFKQAEFDILYGQGISREGGLIDMGVEHGFIRKSGAWYTYEGDQLGQGKENARNFLKDNPDLADEIEKKIKEKLGIGVKPQEPAADPGADASVAAGEPAVAAPAPAVKAVKGSKAAAAKS; from the coding sequence ATGGCAGGCACCGACCGCGAGAAGGCGCTGGACGCCGCACTCGCACAGATTGAACGACAATTCGGCAAGGGCGCCGTGATGCGCATGGGGGAGCGGCCGAACGAGCCCATCGAGGTCATCCCCACCGGCTCCACCGCCCTCGACGTCGCCCTCGGCGTCGGCGGCCTCCCCCGCGGCCGCGTCATCGAGGTCTACGGACCGGAGTCCTCCGGTAAGACGACCCTGACTCTGCACGCCGTCGCGAACGCTCAGAAGGCCGGCGGCTCCGTCGCGTTCATCGACGCCGAGCATGCCCTCGACCCCGAGTACGCCAAGAAGCTCGGCGTGGACACCGACTCCCTGATCCTGTCCCAGCCGGACAACGGCGAGCAGGCCCTGGAGATCACGGACATGCTGATCCGCTCCGGCGCGCTCGACCTCATTGTGATCGACTCCGTCGCCGCCCTGGTGCCGCGGGCCGAGATCGAGGGCGAGATGGGCGACTCCCACGTCGGCCTCCAGGCCCGGCTGATGAGCCAGGCGCTGCGGAAGATCACCAGCGCGCTCAACCAGTCCAAGACCACCGCGATCTTCATCAACCAGCTCCGCGAGAAGATCGGCGTGATGTTCGGCTCGCCGGAGACCACGACCGGTGGCCGTGCGCTGAAGTTCTACGCCTCGGTGCGCCTCGACATCCGCCGCATCGAAACCCTCAAGGACGGCACGGACGCGGTCGGCAACCGCACCCGCGTCAAGGTCGTCAAGAACAAGGTCTCCCCGCCCTTCAAGCAGGCCGAGTTCGACATCCTCTACGGCCAGGGCATCAGCCGTGAGGGCGGCCTGATCGACATGGGCGTGGAGCACGGCTTCATCCGCAAGTCCGGCGCTTGGTACACCTACGAAGGCGACCAGCTCGGCCAGGGCAAGGAGAACGCCCGCAACTTCCTCAAGGACAACCCGGACCTCGCCGACGAGATCGAAAAGAAGATCAAGGAAAAGCTCGGCATCGGCGTGAAGCCGCAGGAACCGGCGGCGGACCCGGGTGCGGACGCCTCGGTGGCGGCGGGCGAACCGGCCGTCGCTGCTCCGGCGCCGGCGGTCAAGGCCGTCAAGGGTTCCAAGGCCGCCGCGGCCAAGAGCTAG
- a CDS encoding DUF3046 domain-containing protein, whose translation MRLTIFWERMADHFGAGYADSFARDHVMSGLGGRTVHEALDAGWSAKEVWRVVCSVMDVPPEKR comes from the coding sequence ATGCGGTTGACGATCTTCTGGGAGCGGATGGCGGACCACTTCGGTGCGGGCTACGCCGACTCCTTCGCGCGTGATCATGTGATGTCCGGGCTCGGCGGCCGGACCGTGCATGAGGCGCTGGACGCGGGGTGGAGCGCCAAAGAGGTGTGGCGGGTGGTCTGCTCGGTGATGGATGTGCCGCCCGAGAAGCGCTGA
- a CDS encoding AraC family ligand binding domain-containing protein: MAGGDGAAGGGPGVGVTPRAREEWARHWRHAGLPGVDLLRARYVRHSFPRHAHEGYVLCAVTSGVEEVGLQQGTVRAGRGGIIMINPEVAHTARAGAPEGWTYATLYPSSEIVAEIAEETTGLRGTPGFDETVAEDPHLGHLITGIHRAAEAGNALAAASLLRLLVARLLRRYGGPLPARTPRSAGARTAARARTVLEERMAGPPSLERLAEELGTSPFALLRAFRSAYGMPPHTWLTDARVRRARRLLEAGSAPADAAAAVGFTDQPHLNRHFTRIVGVPPGAYRRERAAQPGGAGAAGDGRLTPGARTYKTAEGCGS, translated from the coding sequence ATGGCCGGCGGGGACGGCGCGGCCGGCGGTGGCCCCGGCGTGGGCGTCACGCCGCGGGCGCGCGAGGAATGGGCGCGTCACTGGCGCCACGCCGGGCTGCCCGGGGTGGATCTGCTGCGCGCCCGCTACGTCCGGCACTCCTTCCCCCGCCATGCCCACGAGGGGTATGTCCTCTGCGCGGTCACCTCCGGGGTCGAGGAGGTGGGGCTCCAGCAGGGCACTGTCCGGGCCGGCCGCGGCGGCATCATCATGATCAACCCAGAGGTCGCGCACACCGCGCGGGCCGGCGCACCCGAGGGCTGGACCTACGCCACGCTCTACCCCTCCTCCGAGATCGTCGCCGAGATCGCCGAGGAGACCACGGGACTGCGCGGCACCCCGGGATTCGACGAGACGGTCGCCGAGGACCCGCACCTCGGCCACCTGATCACCGGGATCCACCGGGCCGCCGAGGCCGGCAACGCGCTCGCCGCCGCCAGCCTGCTGCGGCTCCTCGTCGCCCGGCTGTTGCGCCGCTACGGAGGCCCGCTCCCCGCGCGCACTCCCCGAAGCGCCGGTGCCCGCACCGCCGCCCGCGCCCGAACCGTCCTGGAGGAGCGGATGGCCGGCCCGCCCTCCCTGGAGCGGCTGGCCGAGGAGCTCGGCACCAGCCCGTTCGCGCTGCTGCGGGCCTTCCGCAGCGCCTACGGGATGCCGCCGCACACCTGGCTCACCGACGCCCGGGTGCGCCGGGCCCGCCGGCTCCTGGAAGCGGGCAGTGCCCCCGCCGACGCGGCCGCCGCCGTCGGTTTCACCGATCAGCCCCACCTCAACCGGCACTTCACCCGCATCGTCGGCGTGCCCCCGGGCGCCTACCGCAGGGAGCGCGCGGCACAGCCGGGCGGTGCGGGGGCCGCCGGTGACGGGCGGCTCACCCCGGGCGCAAGAACGTACAAGACCGCCGAGGGCTGCGGCTCCTAA
- a CDS encoding AzlD domain-containing protein: MNVWIAIAVTAVGCYLVKYLGLSAPAGVLERPLVKRLAALLPVALLAALTAQQTFSDGRYPMLDARAAGVAAAALALVLRAPFLLVVGVAVVVTAGVRALGG, encoded by the coding sequence ATGAACGTCTGGATCGCGATCGCCGTCACCGCCGTCGGCTGCTACCTGGTCAAGTACCTTGGTCTGTCGGCGCCCGCCGGCGTACTGGAGCGTCCGCTCGTCAAACGGCTGGCCGCCCTGCTGCCGGTGGCCCTGCTGGCCGCGCTCACCGCCCAGCAGACCTTCAGCGACGGCCGGTACCCGATGCTCGATGCCAGGGCCGCGGGAGTGGCCGCCGCGGCCCTCGCACTCGTCCTGCGGGCGCCGTTCCTCCTGGTCGTCGGGGTCGCCGTGGTGGTCACCGCCGGAGTACGGGCCCTGGGAGGCTGA
- a CDS encoding AI-2E family transporter: MSPQCATLGSVPEPDEISNDVPRPEGRPDARMPPWLPRAMVLALALVACFQLATWGFHQLITLLLNVLIAFFLALAVEPAVDWMAARGMRRGLATGLVFLSILGAAAGFFALLGSMLAGQITTMVEEFPQYLDSLISWTNSTLHTHLSRVEVQNNLLKSDWLQKYVQDSANNVLAVSATVLGSLFNLLTVALFSFYFAADGPRLRRALCSVLPPHRQAEVLRAWEIAVAKTGGYLYSRGLMALISGVAHYVLLEILGVPYAPALGMWVGLVSQFIPTIGTYLAGALPILIAFTVNPWYALWVFGFVVIYQQFENYLLQPRITAKTVDIHPAVAFGSVVAGTALMGAVGALIAIPATATLQAFLGAYVKRYEVTDDLRVLGRRGRGARALARVRRTLRADQPSSPLEDRETDEAQGEGQGVR; the protein is encoded by the coding sequence ATGTCACCGCAGTGCGCAACACTGGGCTCCGTGCCTGAGCCAGATGAGATCAGCAACGACGTCCCCCGCCCCGAGGGCCGGCCCGATGCGCGGATGCCGCCCTGGCTGCCGCGTGCCATGGTGCTCGCGCTCGCCCTGGTGGCCTGCTTCCAGCTCGCCACCTGGGGATTCCACCAGCTGATCACCCTGCTGCTGAATGTGCTGATCGCCTTCTTCCTCGCGCTGGCCGTCGAACCGGCCGTCGACTGGATGGCGGCCCGGGGCATGCGGCGCGGGCTGGCCACCGGCCTCGTTTTCCTGAGCATCCTCGGGGCCGCTGCCGGATTCTTCGCGCTCCTGGGCTCCATGCTCGCCGGGCAGATCACGACCATGGTGGAGGAGTTCCCGCAGTACCTGGACTCCCTCATCAGCTGGACCAACAGCACCCTGCACACCCATCTGTCCCGGGTCGAGGTGCAGAACAATCTGCTCAAGTCCGACTGGCTGCAGAAGTACGTCCAGGACAGTGCCAACAACGTCCTGGCCGTCTCCGCGACGGTGCTGGGCAGCCTCTTCAACCTGCTGACCGTGGCCCTGTTCTCGTTCTACTTCGCCGCCGACGGCCCCCGGCTGCGCCGTGCGCTGTGCTCCGTACTGCCGCCGCATCGCCAGGCGGAGGTGCTGCGCGCCTGGGAGATCGCGGTCGCCAAGACCGGTGGCTACCTCTACTCCCGCGGGCTGATGGCGCTGATCTCCGGCGTCGCGCACTACGTCCTGCTGGAGATCCTCGGTGTGCCCTACGCCCCGGCGCTGGGCATGTGGGTGGGGCTGGTCTCCCAGTTCATACCGACCATCGGCACGTATCTCGCGGGCGCGCTGCCCATCCTGATCGCGTTCACCGTCAATCCCTGGTACGCGCTGTGGGTCTTCGGTTTCGTCGTGATCTACCAGCAGTTCGAGAACTATCTCCTCCAGCCGCGGATCACCGCCAAGACGGTGGACATCCATCCCGCCGTCGCCTTCGGATCGGTCGTTGCCGGCACGGCCCTGATGGGGGCGGTGGGCGCACTGATCGCGATCCCGGCGACGGCGACGCTGCAGGCCTTCCTCGGCGCGTACGTCAAGCGGTACGAGGTCACCGACGACCTGCGGGTCCTCGGCAGGCGCGGGCGCGGGGCCAGGGCCCTGGCCCGGGTCCGGCGGACGCTGCGTGCCGACCAGCCGTCGTCCCCCTTGGAGGACCGGGAAACGGACGAAGCTCAGGGCGAGGGGCAGGGCGTCCGCTGA